From the Temnothorax longispinosus isolate EJ_2023e chromosome 6, Tlon_JGU_v1, whole genome shotgun sequence genome, one window contains:
- the LOC139814196 gene encoding agrin-like isoform X1, with product MTTIRRTQMSSRDVSRVQGCETEPCEKTYCAWGALCVVSEKGKGVCQCPAECPLTSAPVCGSDDVTYPNSCHLRQTSCQNKKNIRVKQQGACEIKDPCEKLNCSQGSQCVRSRDGKEATCQCLEFCPNLGDHEGSGPVCGTDGIDYPTLCDLNRAACTKGANITVAFRGKCDPCGNIECVEPEVCQLDDLRQPVCRCGEQCGLEYLPVCGSDGKTYSNECYLRQEACRSKLPLKKIYNGGCSSGHNPCETAKCSLYEQCAINRQGIANCECRPECEPVMRPVCARGGTTYTSMCELKRQACLTRSNIEIAYVGTCGSRGPCSEKVCQWGAICAEIGGSAVCECPTCPAEFQPVCGDDGISYGNECKLRLEACQHRREIRVLYEGLCNGCENKKCEFYSECESDKGGEAKCVCPSKCEPLVKEPPGAEKVCGSDGVTYDNECSLKKVSCTNQTLVNISYVGACELCARVKCDHGAHCAAGVCVCPKVCPESSGELVCGSDAKTYQSECELQQAACGRDPKLPALHVIFYGDCSERLAAAALTTKSTPAVTRVVTTIADITSTQEREACKDIHCDFEATCELGPDKFPRCSCRFDCASISPENMRPVCGSDLRIYSSLCAMKMEACQRQQELRLRPLDLCQGMEVKPCNGDPPLVDSEGKEYDCGSGPERKDCPSNTYCHQTTRFARCCKKVHGIQVVKCADSWHGCCPDGKTAALGPDGAGCPSLCGCNRLGSVSDTCNPETGQCECKPGVGGFKCDRCMPGYWGLPKISEGHQGCIPCGCSLFGSVREDCEQMTGRCVCKPDIQGQKCTICNDHNKILTRTGCYSVDMTPPIPTSCNELECYSGGHCTEIGGVHCVCPSACPADVPSVPVCGSDGQTYDNECELRLYACGHQADVVTQAFGHCRDDPMVNTDFPVKRYTAVQYTQPAAAISPLSKSTRHLLVPEPDPRYYYTHRAHQETITIDRDNLKHGVAAVYRPTPATIRVVTALLGDLCTDDKDCTIPNSECSNGGCICSEGYAETSDRQECFANYVPVTPTQEFRACLSYPCHMTSTCIDLPSATFVCICRPNYTGLLCDEEINKRDYEIPSFDGKSYVRMSRLKAYHKFSIEVEFKTYADNGIILYNQQKNDGTGDFVSLAIVDGYVQFRYNLGNGPVVLTSPERVTMKTFHRVAAKRYHKDGVLIFNDGEDVAGQSQGMLKSLDLNQDTFIGNMPTNYTKVYDNIGTNHGLLGCIRKLKINRNNIDLHVGRDRDVLESYRVKECGDNACANLPCQNGATCQPIFEEDLCNGRDCRRLQKRGKSRNNRGGNGKSVGVNIVRCRGSHCTSIDQRRTKKNARKGDYESELQYDKNYDHDNYAVEKYEPPDYRCICPPQFTGRNCEESLDPCIGEPCQNGATCDILPQGGYVCKCPPGRTGELCEILDAELTELLIPEMNGNGYLELPCLEGVSKAFSIELWFLTHANDGLLLYNGQLNNGRGDFISLNLVHGRLEFRFNLGSGIANITSPDPVTRDMWHCVRINRLGREGVLQLDDGTVARGLSGSPLTELNLEMPLYVGGVKHWREVHRLSGAWTGLVGAVQRLMVNGKTYQNLAVNVTQHNTEIYDGLPCPSNENPCHNGGVCLPLLNSYLCKCASGYNGLHCEFFMGYDVSGTEISERPVRFEGDNFLQFKHRYGRSTNSTNTTLGEYFEESYSDYDLEEDVDYEYDSYDYTERRGQQSNKFELRLRTIHPEGLIAWIGRGKMEHLFLSLHDGHVVLTYKSKIDEEISVKSKERVDDGVFHHIRASRRRKACTIQIDENVPVKISLETTLLTTNGKIFVGGKPGHRGIKGCVTDFIVDKRRLQLARRKIDFCHDNDV from the exons ACCCATGCGGAAACATTGAGTGCGTAGAACCGGAAGTCTGTCAACTGGACGATTTGAGACAACCAGTCTGTCGCTGCGGGGAACAATGTGGCCTCGAATATTTGCCGGTTTGCGGGAGCGATGGCAAGACGTATTCGAATGAGTGCTACCTTCGACAGGAAGCTTGTCGATCGAAATTACCGCTTAAGAAAATCTACAATGGCGGCTGCAGCTCCG GACACAATCCCTGCGAAACGGCGAAATGCAGCTTGTACGAGCAGTGCGCGATCAATCGGCAGGGGATCGCTAACTGCGAATGTCGTCCCGAGTGCGAGCCGGTAATGAGGCCCGTGTGCGCCCGCGGCGGAACAACCTACACGTCTATGTGCGAGCTGAAGAGGCAGGCGTGTCTGACGAGGAGCAACATCGAGATCGCCTACGTCGGCACATGCGGCTCCAGAGGACCGTGTTCCGAGAAG GTGTGTCAATGGGGCGCAATTTGCGCGGAGATCGGCGGCAGCGCTGTGTGCGAATGTCCGACTTGTCCGGCGGAATTTCAACCCGTATGCGGCGATGATGGCATCAGCTACGGCAACGAGTGCAAGCTTCGCTTGGAGGCATGTCAGCATCGACGGGAGATACGCGTTCTATATGAGGGATTGTGCA ATGGCTGCGAGAACAAGAAGTGCGAATTCTACAGCGAGTGCGAAAGCGACAAGGGCGGAGAAGCCAAATGCGTCTGTCCTTCGAAGTGCGAACCTTTG GTGAAGGAACCGCCGGGGGCGGAAAAAGTTTGCGGATCTGATGGAGTGACATACGATAATGAATGCAGCTTGAAAAAGGTGTCGTGCACGAACCAGACCCTCGTCAACATTAGCTACGTGGGTGCCTGCG AACTGTGCGCGAGGGTGAAATGCGATCACGGGGCGCATTGCGCGGCGGGGGTGTGCGTGTGCCCGAAGGTCTGTCCGGAGAGCAGCGGCGAGCTTGTTTGCGGCAGCGACGCGAAAACTTACCAGTCCGAGTGCGAGCTGCAGCAGGCGGCCTGCGGCAGGGATCCCAAGTTGCCGGCGTTGCACGTCATATTTTATGGTGACTGCTCCGAGAGATTGGCCGCAGCGGCGTTGA CGACCAAGTCGACGCCCGCGGTGACACGCGTGGTCACCACCATCGCCGACATAACTAGCACGCAGGAGCGCGAGGCGTGCAAGGACATTCACTGCGACTTCGAGGCGACCTGCGAGCTCGGCCCGGACAAGTTTCCCAGGTGCAGCTGCAGGTTCGACTGCGCCTCCATCTCGCCGGAGAACATGCGGCCCGTCTGCGGCAGCGACCTCAGAATCTACTCTTCCCTCTGCGCCATGAAGATGGAGGCCTGCCAGAGGCAGCAGGAGCTCAGGCTGCGGCCCCTCGATCTCTGTCAAG GCATGGAAGTCAAGCCTTGCAACGGCGATCCCCCACTGGTGGACTCCGAGGGTAAAGAGTACGACTGCGGTAGTGGACCAGAACGCAAAGACTGCCCTAGCAATACTTATTGCCATCAGACAACGCGATTCGCACGTTGCTGCAAGAAAG TTCACGGTATCCAGGTGGTAAAGTGCGCGGACTCGTGGCATGGCTGTTGCCCAGATGGGAAAACCGCCGCGCTCGGCCCGGACGGCGCGGGCTGCCCGAGTTTATGCGGTTGCAACCGGCTCGGCAGCGTGTCCGACACCTGCAACCCGGAAACCGGTCAATGCGAGTGCAAACCGGGCGTGGGTGGTTTCAAGTGTGATAGGTGCATGCCGGGTTACTGGGGGCTGCCGAAGATAAGCGAAGGCCATCAGGGATGCATAC CGTGCGGCTGCTCGTTATTCGGTTCCGTCAGAGAGGACTGCGAGCAAATGACAGGACGTTGCGTCTGCAAGCCTGATATCCAGGGACAGAAGTGCACAATCTGCAACGACCACAACAAGATACTCACGCGTACCGGCTGTTATTCAG TGGACATGACACCGCCGATACCGACGAGCTGCAATGAGCTGGAGTGCTACTCGGGCGGCCACTGCACGGAGATCGGCGGCGTGCATTGCGTCTGTCCGTCCGCCTGCCCGGCGGACGTGCCGTCCGTACCGGTGTGCGGCAGCGACGGGCAGACCTACGACAACGAGTGCGAGCTACGGCTCTACGCGTGCGGCCACCAGGCCGACGTGGTCACGCAGGCCTTCGGCCACTGCAGAG ACGATCCTATGGTTAATACGGACTTCCCCGTTAAGAGATACACGGCCGTACAGTATACCCAACCAGCGGCCGCCATTTCTCCATTGTCCAAATCCACGCGGCACCTCTTGGTACCGGAACCGGACCCACGATATTATTACACCCACCGAGCTCATCAAGAAACCATCACCATCGACAGAGATAACTTAAAACATG GAGTGGCCGCAGTATATCGACCGACGCCGGCGACGATTCGAGTGGTCACCGCTCTCCTGGGTGATCTGTGCACCGACGACAAGGATTGCACTATACCGAACAGCGAATGCTCGAACGGCGGCTGCATCTGTTCCGAGGGCTACGCGGAAACCAGCGATCGGCAGGAGTGCTTCG CTAATTACGTGCCGGTGACACCGACTCAGGAATTTCGCGCGTGTCTCTCTTATCCCTGCCACATGACCTCGACCTGCATCGACTTGCCCAGCGCAACTTTTGTCTGTATCTGCCGGCCAAATTACACCGGGCTGCTATGCGACGAGGAGATCAACAAGCGGGATTACGAGATACCTTCCTTTGACGGTAAAAGCTACGTCAGGATGAGCCGGCTGAAAGCGTATCACAAATTCAGCATCGAGGTCGAGTTCAAAACATATGCGGACAATGGAATCATACTGTACAATCAGCAGAAAAACGACGGCACCGGCGACTTTGTCTCGCTGGCCATTGTCGATGG ATACGTGCAGTTCAGATATAACTTGGGAAACGGACCCGTAGTGCTCACGTCACCGGAAAGAGTGACCATGAAGACCTTTCATAGAGTGGCGGCTAAAAGATATCATAAGGACGGAGTACTGATTTTCAACGATGGCGAAGACGTGGCTGGGCAAAGTCAGGGAATGCTGAAGTCTTTGGACTTGAATCAAGACACTTTCATCGGGAACATGCCGACTAATTATACCAA ggTTTATGACAACATCGGCACCAACCATGGACTTCTCGGCTGCATACGCAAGCTGAAAATCAATCGAAACAACATAGATCTCCACGTGGGTCGCGACAGGGACGTTCTCGAGAGTTATCGTGTGAAAGAATGTGGCGACAACGCGTGCGCCAATCTGCCCTGTCAGAACGGTGCGACGTGCCAGCCGATCTTCGAAGAGGATCTGTGTAACGGCCGGGATTGCAGGAGATTACAAAAGAGGGGTAAAAGCAGGAACAACAGAGGCGGCAACGGCAAGAGTGTCGGGGTGAACATAGTCAGATGCAGGGGTTCCCACTGCACGTCGATCGACCAGAGGAGGACCAAGAAGAATGCGAGGAAAGGCGATTACGAGTCCGAGCTGCAGTACGACAAAAATTACGACCACGACAATTACGCGGTGGAGAAGTACGAGCCGCCGGACTACAGGTGCATATGCCCGCCGCAGTTCACCGGCAGAAACTGCGAGGAATCGCTGGACCCGTGCATCGGTGAGCCCTGCCAGAACGGTGCCACTTGCGACATCCTGCCGCAGGGAGGATACGTGTGCAAGTGTCCACCCGGTAGAACCGGCGAGCTCTGCGAGATCC tgGACGCCGAATTGACGGAACTGTTGATTCCCGAGATGAACGGGAACGGATATCTGGAACTGCCCTGCCTAGAAGGCGTCTCAAAAGCGTTCTCCATCGAGTTGTGGTTTCTCACACACGCGAACGACGGTCTCCTACTCTACAACGGTCAGCTGAACAACGGCAGGGGCGACTTTATCAGTCTGAACCTGGTTCACGGCAGGCTGGAGTTCAGATTCAACCTCGGTAGCGGTATCGCGAACATCACGTCGCCGGATCCGGTCACTCGGGATATGTGGCACTGCGTAAGGATCAACAGACTCGGCAGAGAGGGTGTTCTTCAGCTCGACGACGGAACCGTCGCCAGGGGATTGTCCGGGAGTCCTCTCACGGAATTGAATCTGGAGATGCCGCTTTACGTTGGTGGCGTTAA ACACTGGCGAGAAGTTCATCGTCTGTCCGGAGCTTGGACCGGATTAGTAGGTGCAGTGCAGAGGTTAATGGTAAATGGCAAAACATATCAGAACCTCGCCGTGAATGTTACTCAACACAACACGGAGATTTACGACGGTCTGCCCTGTCCCAGCAACGAAAACCCTTGCCACAACGGCGGGGTCTGCCTCCCGCTCTTGAACAGTTATCTCTGCAAATGCGCTAGTGGTTACAACGGCTTGCATTGCGAATTCT tTATGGGCTACGACGTATCAGGCACCGAGATATCGGAGCGACCTGTGCGTTTCGAGGGCGATAACTTCCTGCAGTTCAAGCATCGCTACGGAAGAAG TACTAACTCGACTAACACTACCCTCGGCGAGTACTTTGAGGAGTCTTACTCCGACTACGACTTGGAGGAGGACGTCGACTACGAGTACGACAGTTACGATTACACGGA ACGCAGAGGACAGCAATCAAACAAGTTTGAGCTACGGCTAAGGACGATACATCCTGAAGGTCTTATCGCGTGGATAGGAAGAGGAAAGATGGAGCACCTCTTTTTGTCCCTGCACGACGGTCACGTGGTGCTCACTTATAAAAGCAAGATTGATGAAGAGATTTCCGTTAAGAGCAAA GAGAGAGTGGACGACGGAGTCTTCCATCACATCCGAGCGTCCCGACGGCGAAAGGCGTGTACAATTCAGATCGACGAGAACGTGCCCGTTAAGATCTCGCTGGAGACAACGTTGCTGACGACTAACGGCAAGATTTTCGTCGGCGGCAAGCCCGGCCATCGCGGCATCAAGGGCTGCGTGACGGACTTCATCGTCGACAAACGGCGGCTGCAGCTCGCCAGACGGAAGATCGACTTCTGCCACGACAACGATGTATGA
- the LOC139814196 gene encoding agrin-like isoform X2: protein MSNRASRTTTATVTEETAMADLICGKSGVGRRRQRSRATSTYVLLLLIVCTTLTVSHCCYVFPKEIKDPCEKLNCSQGSQCVRSRDGKEATCQCLEFCPNLGDHEGSGPVCGTDGIDYPTLCDLNRAACTKGANITVAFRGKCDPCGNIECVEPEVCQLDDLRQPVCRCGEQCGLEYLPVCGSDGKTYSNECYLRQEACRSKLPLKKIYNGGCSSGHNPCETAKCSLYEQCAINRQGIANCECRPECEPVMRPVCARGGTTYTSMCELKRQACLTRSNIEIAYVGTCGSRGPCSEKVCQWGAICAEIGGSAVCECPTCPAEFQPVCGDDGISYGNECKLRLEACQHRREIRVLYEGLCNGCENKKCEFYSECESDKGGEAKCVCPSKCEPLVKEPPGAEKVCGSDGVTYDNECSLKKVSCTNQTLVNISYVGACELCARVKCDHGAHCAAGVCVCPKVCPESSGELVCGSDAKTYQSECELQQAACGRDPKLPALHVIFYGDCSERLAAAALTTKSTPAVTRVVTTIADITSTQEREACKDIHCDFEATCELGPDKFPRCSCRFDCASISPENMRPVCGSDLRIYSSLCAMKMEACQRQQELRLRPLDLCQGMEVKPCNGDPPLVDSEGKEYDCGSGPERKDCPSNTYCHQTTRFARCCKKVHGIQVVKCADSWHGCCPDGKTAALGPDGAGCPSLCGCNRLGSVSDTCNPETGQCECKPGVGGFKCDRCMPGYWGLPKISEGHQGCIPCGCSLFGSVREDCEQMTGRCVCKPDIQGQKCTICNDHNKILTRTGCYSVDMTPPIPTSCNELECYSGGHCTEIGGVHCVCPSACPADVPSVPVCGSDGQTYDNECELRLYACGHQADVVTQAFGHCRDDPMVNTDFPVKRYTAVQYTQPAAAISPLSKSTRHLLVPEPDPRYYYTHRAHQETITIDRDNLKHGVAAVYRPTPATIRVVTALLGDLCTDDKDCTIPNSECSNGGCICSEGYAETSDRQECFANYVPVTPTQEFRACLSYPCHMTSTCIDLPSATFVCICRPNYTGLLCDEEINKRDYEIPSFDGKSYVRMSRLKAYHKFSIEVEFKTYADNGIILYNQQKNDGTGDFVSLAIVDGYVQFRYNLGNGPVVLTSPERVTMKTFHRVAAKRYHKDGVLIFNDGEDVAGQSQGMLKSLDLNQDTFIGNMPTNYTKVYDNIGTNHGLLGCIRKLKINRNNIDLHVGRDRDVLESYRVKECGDNACANLPCQNGATCQPIFEEDLCNGRDCRRLQKRGKSRNNRGGNGKSVGVNIVRCRGSHCTSIDQRRTKKNARKGDYESELQYDKNYDHDNYAVEKYEPPDYRCICPPQFTGRNCEESLDPCIGEPCQNGATCDILPQGGYVCKCPPGRTGELCEILDAELTELLIPEMNGNGYLELPCLEGVSKAFSIELWFLTHANDGLLLYNGQLNNGRGDFISLNLVHGRLEFRFNLGSGIANITSPDPVTRDMWHCVRINRLGREGVLQLDDGTVARGLSGSPLTELNLEMPLYVGGVKHWREVHRLSGAWTGLVGAVQRLMVNGKTYQNLAVNVTQHNTEIYDGLPCPSNENPCHNGGVCLPLLNSYLCKCASGYNGLHCEFFMGYDVSGTEISERPVRFEGDNFLQFKHRYGRSTNSTNTTLGEYFEESYSDYDLEEDVDYEYDSYDYTERRGQQSNKFELRLRTIHPEGLIAWIGRGKMEHLFLSLHDGHVVLTYKSKIDEEISVKSKERVDDGVFHHIRASRRRKACTIQIDENVPVKISLETTLLTTNGKIFVGGKPGHRGIKGCVTDFIVDKRRLQLARRKIDFCHDNDV, encoded by the exons ACCCATGCGGAAACATTGAGTGCGTAGAACCGGAAGTCTGTCAACTGGACGATTTGAGACAACCAGTCTGTCGCTGCGGGGAACAATGTGGCCTCGAATATTTGCCGGTTTGCGGGAGCGATGGCAAGACGTATTCGAATGAGTGCTACCTTCGACAGGAAGCTTGTCGATCGAAATTACCGCTTAAGAAAATCTACAATGGCGGCTGCAGCTCCG GACACAATCCCTGCGAAACGGCGAAATGCAGCTTGTACGAGCAGTGCGCGATCAATCGGCAGGGGATCGCTAACTGCGAATGTCGTCCCGAGTGCGAGCCGGTAATGAGGCCCGTGTGCGCCCGCGGCGGAACAACCTACACGTCTATGTGCGAGCTGAAGAGGCAGGCGTGTCTGACGAGGAGCAACATCGAGATCGCCTACGTCGGCACATGCGGCTCCAGAGGACCGTGTTCCGAGAAG GTGTGTCAATGGGGCGCAATTTGCGCGGAGATCGGCGGCAGCGCTGTGTGCGAATGTCCGACTTGTCCGGCGGAATTTCAACCCGTATGCGGCGATGATGGCATCAGCTACGGCAACGAGTGCAAGCTTCGCTTGGAGGCATGTCAGCATCGACGGGAGATACGCGTTCTATATGAGGGATTGTGCA ATGGCTGCGAGAACAAGAAGTGCGAATTCTACAGCGAGTGCGAAAGCGACAAGGGCGGAGAAGCCAAATGCGTCTGTCCTTCGAAGTGCGAACCTTTG GTGAAGGAACCGCCGGGGGCGGAAAAAGTTTGCGGATCTGATGGAGTGACATACGATAATGAATGCAGCTTGAAAAAGGTGTCGTGCACGAACCAGACCCTCGTCAACATTAGCTACGTGGGTGCCTGCG AACTGTGCGCGAGGGTGAAATGCGATCACGGGGCGCATTGCGCGGCGGGGGTGTGCGTGTGCCCGAAGGTCTGTCCGGAGAGCAGCGGCGAGCTTGTTTGCGGCAGCGACGCGAAAACTTACCAGTCCGAGTGCGAGCTGCAGCAGGCGGCCTGCGGCAGGGATCCCAAGTTGCCGGCGTTGCACGTCATATTTTATGGTGACTGCTCCGAGAGATTGGCCGCAGCGGCGTTGA CGACCAAGTCGACGCCCGCGGTGACACGCGTGGTCACCACCATCGCCGACATAACTAGCACGCAGGAGCGCGAGGCGTGCAAGGACATTCACTGCGACTTCGAGGCGACCTGCGAGCTCGGCCCGGACAAGTTTCCCAGGTGCAGCTGCAGGTTCGACTGCGCCTCCATCTCGCCGGAGAACATGCGGCCCGTCTGCGGCAGCGACCTCAGAATCTACTCTTCCCTCTGCGCCATGAAGATGGAGGCCTGCCAGAGGCAGCAGGAGCTCAGGCTGCGGCCCCTCGATCTCTGTCAAG GCATGGAAGTCAAGCCTTGCAACGGCGATCCCCCACTGGTGGACTCCGAGGGTAAAGAGTACGACTGCGGTAGTGGACCAGAACGCAAAGACTGCCCTAGCAATACTTATTGCCATCAGACAACGCGATTCGCACGTTGCTGCAAGAAAG TTCACGGTATCCAGGTGGTAAAGTGCGCGGACTCGTGGCATGGCTGTTGCCCAGATGGGAAAACCGCCGCGCTCGGCCCGGACGGCGCGGGCTGCCCGAGTTTATGCGGTTGCAACCGGCTCGGCAGCGTGTCCGACACCTGCAACCCGGAAACCGGTCAATGCGAGTGCAAACCGGGCGTGGGTGGTTTCAAGTGTGATAGGTGCATGCCGGGTTACTGGGGGCTGCCGAAGATAAGCGAAGGCCATCAGGGATGCATAC CGTGCGGCTGCTCGTTATTCGGTTCCGTCAGAGAGGACTGCGAGCAAATGACAGGACGTTGCGTCTGCAAGCCTGATATCCAGGGACAGAAGTGCACAATCTGCAACGACCACAACAAGATACTCACGCGTACCGGCTGTTATTCAG TGGACATGACACCGCCGATACCGACGAGCTGCAATGAGCTGGAGTGCTACTCGGGCGGCCACTGCACGGAGATCGGCGGCGTGCATTGCGTCTGTCCGTCCGCCTGCCCGGCGGACGTGCCGTCCGTACCGGTGTGCGGCAGCGACGGGCAGACCTACGACAACGAGTGCGAGCTACGGCTCTACGCGTGCGGCCACCAGGCCGACGTGGTCACGCAGGCCTTCGGCCACTGCAGAG ACGATCCTATGGTTAATACGGACTTCCCCGTTAAGAGATACACGGCCGTACAGTATACCCAACCAGCGGCCGCCATTTCTCCATTGTCCAAATCCACGCGGCACCTCTTGGTACCGGAACCGGACCCACGATATTATTACACCCACCGAGCTCATCAAGAAACCATCACCATCGACAGAGATAACTTAAAACATG GAGTGGCCGCAGTATATCGACCGACGCCGGCGACGATTCGAGTGGTCACCGCTCTCCTGGGTGATCTGTGCACCGACGACAAGGATTGCACTATACCGAACAGCGAATGCTCGAACGGCGGCTGCATCTGTTCCGAGGGCTACGCGGAAACCAGCGATCGGCAGGAGTGCTTCG CTAATTACGTGCCGGTGACACCGACTCAGGAATTTCGCGCGTGTCTCTCTTATCCCTGCCACATGACCTCGACCTGCATCGACTTGCCCAGCGCAACTTTTGTCTGTATCTGCCGGCCAAATTACACCGGGCTGCTATGCGACGAGGAGATCAACAAGCGGGATTACGAGATACCTTCCTTTGACGGTAAAAGCTACGTCAGGATGAGCCGGCTGAAAGCGTATCACAAATTCAGCATCGAGGTCGAGTTCAAAACATATGCGGACAATGGAATCATACTGTACAATCAGCAGAAAAACGACGGCACCGGCGACTTTGTCTCGCTGGCCATTGTCGATGG ATACGTGCAGTTCAGATATAACTTGGGAAACGGACCCGTAGTGCTCACGTCACCGGAAAGAGTGACCATGAAGACCTTTCATAGAGTGGCGGCTAAAAGATATCATAAGGACGGAGTACTGATTTTCAACGATGGCGAAGACGTGGCTGGGCAAAGTCAGGGAATGCTGAAGTCTTTGGACTTGAATCAAGACACTTTCATCGGGAACATGCCGACTAATTATACCAA ggTTTATGACAACATCGGCACCAACCATGGACTTCTCGGCTGCATACGCAAGCTGAAAATCAATCGAAACAACATAGATCTCCACGTGGGTCGCGACAGGGACGTTCTCGAGAGTTATCGTGTGAAAGAATGTGGCGACAACGCGTGCGCCAATCTGCCCTGTCAGAACGGTGCGACGTGCCAGCCGATCTTCGAAGAGGATCTGTGTAACGGCCGGGATTGCAGGAGATTACAAAAGAGGGGTAAAAGCAGGAACAACAGAGGCGGCAACGGCAAGAGTGTCGGGGTGAACATAGTCAGATGCAGGGGTTCCCACTGCACGTCGATCGACCAGAGGAGGACCAAGAAGAATGCGAGGAAAGGCGATTACGAGTCCGAGCTGCAGTACGACAAAAATTACGACCACGACAATTACGCGGTGGAGAAGTACGAGCCGCCGGACTACAGGTGCATATGCCCGCCGCAGTTCACCGGCAGAAACTGCGAGGAATCGCTGGACCCGTGCATCGGTGAGCCCTGCCAGAACGGTGCCACTTGCGACATCCTGCCGCAGGGAGGATACGTGTGCAAGTGTCCACCCGGTAGAACCGGCGAGCTCTGCGAGATCC tgGACGCCGAATTGACGGAACTGTTGATTCCCGAGATGAACGGGAACGGATATCTGGAACTGCCCTGCCTAGAAGGCGTCTCAAAAGCGTTCTCCATCGAGTTGTGGTTTCTCACACACGCGAACGACGGTCTCCTACTCTACAACGGTCAGCTGAACAACGGCAGGGGCGACTTTATCAGTCTGAACCTGGTTCACGGCAGGCTGGAGTTCAGATTCAACCTCGGTAGCGGTATCGCGAACATCACGTCGCCGGATCCGGTCACTCGGGATATGTGGCACTGCGTAAGGATCAACAGACTCGGCAGAGAGGGTGTTCTTCAGCTCGACGACGGAACCGTCGCCAGGGGATTGTCCGGGAGTCCTCTCACGGAATTGAATCTGGAGATGCCGCTTTACGTTGGTGGCGTTAA ACACTGGCGAGAAGTTCATCGTCTGTCCGGAGCTTGGACCGGATTAGTAGGTGCAGTGCAGAGGTTAATGGTAAATGGCAAAACATATCAGAACCTCGCCGTGAATGTTACTCAACACAACACGGAGATTTACGACGGTCTGCCCTGTCCCAGCAACGAAAACCCTTGCCACAACGGCGGGGTCTGCCTCCCGCTCTTGAACAGTTATCTCTGCAAATGCGCTAGTGGTTACAACGGCTTGCATTGCGAATTCT tTATGGGCTACGACGTATCAGGCACCGAGATATCGGAGCGACCTGTGCGTTTCGAGGGCGATAACTTCCTGCAGTTCAAGCATCGCTACGGAAGAAG TACTAACTCGACTAACACTACCCTCGGCGAGTACTTTGAGGAGTCTTACTCCGACTACGACTTGGAGGAGGACGTCGACTACGAGTACGACAGTTACGATTACACGGA ACGCAGAGGACAGCAATCAAACAAGTTTGAGCTACGGCTAAGGACGATACATCCTGAAGGTCTTATCGCGTGGATAGGAAGAGGAAAGATGGAGCACCTCTTTTTGTCCCTGCACGACGGTCACGTGGTGCTCACTTATAAAAGCAAGATTGATGAAGAGATTTCCGTTAAGAGCAAA GAGAGAGTGGACGACGGAGTCTTCCATCACATCCGAGCGTCCCGACGGCGAAAGGCGTGTACAATTCAGATCGACGAGAACGTGCCCGTTAAGATCTCGCTGGAGACAACGTTGCTGACGACTAACGGCAAGATTTTCGTCGGCGGCAAGCCCGGCCATCGCGGCATCAAGGGCTGCGTGACGGACTTCATCGTCGACAAACGGCGGCTGCAGCTCGCCAGACGGAAGATCGACTTCTGCCACGACAACGATGTATGA